TATCAAAAGTGGCGCATTTGTCGATTGGATTTCAGCCTGGTGCATGCCGCTGCATGCCCTATCAATGTTGTACAAATGTCTGAATGTATATCGGTAGGATGTAAACGCGGGTCAAAGTGGTCGTCCTTCATACCCAGGTGGTTTGGCTACTGCGACCGCGAGTCTTGGCAATGTAGGGAGTACTCCCCATTCATCCGCGGACCTGCGTGTAGGTACTGCCGTAGCGTTAGCCTCCTCGGTAGCCTCCTCGGTAGCTAAGTATTGGGTCCTCACCAATCTGTTTTCTCCCGGACCGCTACCTCAAGTCTCGGTTTACCACCATTCCCACCACAACTCCTCGCATAGGAGTGGTGGCGGTGGGGAGGCATCATCCTCCAAAGAGCCAGCCTCTTCACTGAACCAGGAAATGGCGTTGACTTCCAGCTCGCATCATCAGCAACAGTCAACAGCCGcgcatcatcatcatcagcCTTCAgttagcagcagcagcagccacCACAGTTCTCTGCAGTCGAATCCACAGGTTTGTTTATGTGTAGCGGCACGTGTTTTGTGTAACGACTACAATCTCTGAATGCGGCTTTACAAAATTACTCCGATCTGGAGTAGTtagtaattttaaacttttgcaGGAGTTGCGGTAACACGCATCATCTTTTTATGGATTTATGCGTGTGATTAGATGGTGTCACATGTAGATGACAACTGTTACGAACAGTGCTATAAACATTTGCACTTGTTTCATTGAATCTTTCGTCTCTttcgtaattttataaagaatctcacttttttatacatttcactTTATACAGATTGCCATTTTACAAAAgctattgttttaatattagttatcacttattatatatagtgcgTTATGCGTGTGCagattagaattattaattcttcgTCTAGAGAGAATTAGAATGCTCAAGAaatcatacattttaattatcggaaaatttagatataatccTTACAAGctgcttattaaaaaattaaagatctTGATTCTCAATCGCACAGGCAAAGtgtatcatataattatatataattgtgtataaaatatattacatgagTTTTTGTGTATGTTTAACAGATTCCTGTGTCTCTTCCTGGCCTTACTTTAGACGGCGCACATATACCAGCGAGTCACTTGGCTGCACATGCACAAATGCAACAGATGCAGGCGCAGGCACAACAGCTGcaccagcagcagcagcagcaaacgccgcagcaacagcagcagcagtccCATCATCAGATGCCGAATCATCAGAACGCTCAGAACAATGGACCAACGGCGCACAGCCAGAGCGCGCAGCGAGACGATAACAAGGTCAAGGACGAGGGCGGTAGTTGCACCACCGAGCGTTGCAGCGACAATCAGGTTCACTGTCAAGTTCAATGTGATCTGCAATTACAACCACCCCAAGATCTTCAACAGAGCTTGatgcaacagcagcagcagcagcagcaacagcagcagcaacagcagcagatTGGGGTCAACATTAGCGGTAACTCCACCACTGAGGGAGGAAGCCAGAGTAATTCCGAGAAACccgagaaagagaaggagttGCGGCAACTGAATATGACCCAGTATGTCTTTAActgttaattgttatttaatcgTATTCTGGATAAATATAATGCTGTTTTTGTAGATTCCAAGTCCCTGACTTGAAACCAGGAGGACACATGATGGACGTGAGGACAGCAGACGGATCGGTCGTCAAAATCAGCGCGGGAAACGAGCAAGATTTGGCCAAGACCCTTGGGGTCGAAATGGtacaaaatatgtacaagGTACGTGATATTGTGGAAGCCATCGTAATAACtgtatttaaaagtattaaaaatactgcatttattcttttttcgcTCGATAGGTTAATGTTGAAGATATTAACCAACTCTTGGCGTATCACGAGGTCTTTGGAAAGCTGCAGAGTGAAATTGCAGCTGGAACGACTTTAGTAGGCAGCACTGTGCCTACACAAACAGTTACCACGATACAGAACGGCACGCCAATCGTGCAACAGGTTCAACTGAACAAATTTGACATAAAGTCGAGCGACGGCGAGGCAACGCCTGGTCCGAGTGCATCGCCCGTATCGGTCGGCAGTCACGCTTGCGAGATATGTGGAAAGATCTTCCAGTTTCGTTATCAGCTCATTGTACATCGCAGATATCATACCGAGAGGAAGCCATTTACATGTCAGGTATACAATGCGGTGAATCTTATGTACGCAGCGATTCACTCAAAATACATGTGCAGATTGGTATTGAATTGGTGCATGGCATAATTTCAGGTATGCGGTAAAGCGTTCTCGAATGCGAACGATCTTACACGTCACGGCAAGTGTCATCTGGGTGGATCCATGTTTACCTGCACCGTTTGCTTTCACGTCTTTGCGAATGCGCCTTCGCTAGAACGTCACATGAAGAGACATGCCACCGACAAACCGTACAATTGCACGGTCTGTGGTAAGAGTTTCGCGCGCAAAGAGCATTTGGATAACCACACGAGATGTCATACTGGCGAGACACCGTATAGGTAAGTTTATtcataagatttatttaaatgttaattattatgattgAAACTGTTAAATAAATGTGGTAAATGTGACAATGACTTCTCAATTTCTcaacgataaaataaataatttatatgttaatgtCACCGAAAATTGTCtaatgattttaattagaCGACTTTGGAGCAAAAAGAAATGTGGGATGATTCTTGCAGATGTCAATACTGTTCGAAGACGTTTACCCGAAAAGAACACATGGTAAATCACGTTCGCAAACACACTGGTGAGACTCCCCATCGATGTGATATTTGCAAGAAGAGCTTTACTCGCAAAGAACACTTTATGAACCATGTTATGTGGCATACAGGAGAAACCCCTCATCATTGTCAAGCTTGCGGCAAGAAGTATACACGCAAAGAGCATCTCGCTAACCATATGCGCTCGCACACAAACGATACACCGTTCCGTTGTGAAATATGCGGTAAgtggtataatttttatattctttatgttGTTTTGTCCATATTTTGAACGTAAacttggaaaaatatttatatgttgtGTCAGTATAAGATAAAAACAACCAAACAAATTACGTTTAATGGGACGATTCCAGaaactttttaaagtaaagCGATTGTCATTTTCTATAAACttctttccttaaaaaaaatgaatattttctaaataaaaaaactaaattgatTGCTTTCAGGAGAAATTTAAAcgagtaaaaataaagaaagaaaacagataataaaatatgagcaatcacaaatatacatatgataaTACACATCGAAATCATCGGCAAtgttgaaaagaatattttgatcttttctgatttttattcGGTATCCCTCTAACCAAAATAtagatgatatttttatagtcaTTTGTATCTGTACAATTGTTAAAGTGAAATCCGATAAGAATCGAAGATTTCTCAACATTATTGATGAAATTTGAGCGTATTATTGTACTGATATCTGCACTTGCTTGCTcgtattgatttatttacttttaattatttagattaatattcaatacttaatacttaatttattgttcaatttaatatttaatttttgctttataaaattaatacttgcGACGTAAAATCAACGGTTTATaacgtataattaatttatcgcgAATTATTTTGCGCTATAAAGAACACATTGCCATAATCGATAACTATCGATAAAATATCGctaaatactttattacgAAAGACGAATTTACCGTGAGATACGATCATGTAAATATTGTGGCATTTGAAGAATTAGTGAGGTAAGTATgatatttaatcatatattatcttacaaaatatatactacATTCTGCTTTTATCGTTAAATCTATTGTTTACATTATTCAACCCTAGAAATCTACGTCAAAATATAACGagttgcattaattttttgcgacatttaaagaattttttttataaaatgtttacgtatataaagttaaaatatggTTAAGtttcttagaattataaattacgtGTGATTTTTTGTAAAGCCTGATCTAgattctaatatatttattgtacttttatctatttatctatctatctatctatctatctatatatatatatatatatatatatatatatatatatatatgtatgtatgtatgtatgtatgtatataaggCATGTGGAATTCTAGGGTTTAAAttagaatgaaaaataatattttaactttaaaataaaattatatatttacctcaatataatatgtttattatgaTCTTTATAGACATgaaaaatatgcttttttaatttacgcttGCGTTGAAAAACTGATACagtgtgtatattttttcagaGAACGCATTGTAAGCTTTGAActgagatttttttaaattgccgtatacatatatttttgcaaatttataaccGACTTGCTTGAATACATCTaccgatattaattaatacaacagaatattcaatatttattacagagaTGCACAATTTATATTCCTCGAGGGTAAAAATGTATGCAGTTTGCATTAATAACTGCataactaaaataaagttgttacatatctaattaatatatatttacaatttaaaattaaatttttatgcatttgtagggtaataaatatgtatgaaaagagttgtttttatgattaatacaaaagttacatatgtatattgagaattttttaaacgattttaAACGCAGTTAAAtcatttgcaaaaatatcaatttttctgaaatttgaaataaaaatttcataattaatttacccCATAAAGATAGAGTTCGATATCGAAGATAGATATCGAGAAGAGTTGTGCATCTCAGAAATTTTCCCagaaaaaaacgaaagaaagaaaaagaagggaaATCGCCTACGCAAACCGGCGTTGGCGTAGGCGTGCGCGATCGATCAGTTTTGACAAGTGTGTCTCGCCAGTCGAGCGCGCGCTCGGTTAACGCGGACGGATGTGGCGCGGACGCGGACCGGGAGTTACGTCGAACGTGCtctgcacgcgcgcgcgcacacagcACACACGTGCACGAGCatgggcgcgcgcgcgcacgtgtgtgtgtgtataaaatatgtgtgtatgcatgcatgtatgtatgcaGCCGCAGCCGCTGCCGCGGCGGTGAAATAAAATTCGCGAGAATTGATCGCGCATCGCGAGTAAGCcaccccctcctccccccgcCCGCCCGGTTGCTCGGCCCCGCGACTCCCGCGGAGCGTGCGGGTCGTGCGCATTCCTTCGCGGTGGCGAGGAGGAGGCAGGCAGGCGCCCCTCTAACCTTAGAGTCGCGTCGGCGCTTGCCCTCGCCcgccctcctcccccccctgCCTGCCCACCGCCCCGACGACAACGGCGAACGGGGGAACCcctttcttccttccttcctcaGTCCTTGGGAATCCGCGCGAGGCTCCTCCAACCCGCCGGCCGGCGCTCTCCAAAAAGAGTCGCTTTATTTCTTCACTCAACGTCTGGCCGTGAACTGTGATGGCATGACTTGCTATTTCGTGAATTTAAGCGGTTCGTACGAGGCCTTTCCTGCCGCTCGTTTAACCCCTCGCTCGCTTATCCGCTaattcgctcgctcgctcgcgtcgACCTCCCGGACCGCTTCCCCGATACAATTACGTTTTGCGTGTGCCATTTTTATCGACGATGCGTCGAAATTAGTTCGGCCAACGTTGAATCGCCGTCTCGCGAGACCCTCCGAGCGGTGCCAGAAGACGTTGGTCTCCTCGTGCGGCGTCGAAAAGCAAGCTTGAGCTTCTTTCGCCCGGATTAAAATCGCGACAAGTGTATCGTTAATTGTTGCctgagaaaagaaaatgtctTCGACGTCGCGTGACGGGGTCCGTCGATTTAATTCGCTCCTCACGCGAGTGCTGCAGTAGATTCGGGGAGATTGGCGGTGGAGCTAAAACTCAAAGTTTCGAGAATCGTTGGCTGCCTGCCAAAGTAGCGGTTAATTAATTACACCTCGCGTTAATCGCACCTATTTGTGCGGCGCACCTTTGCGCGACCGCGAAAACCGGGAAGAAGAGTGAAGATCCCGTGTCCGCCGCAAAATtcgaaattttgtattttcgtTCGGCGAGGCCGGCAAGCATGCGCGCCGATCTATACATGTCACGTGACACGTGTATACATACAGCGCGCGTTGACCGCGAcgtttgtttttcaaaatcgGGGAAAACCCATTCGCAACTGTCGTGCGATCGTCGTGTGAAGGTAACATtccgtaaaaattaaaacactgCAAAACAACGGAGCTTCCAGCCCTATTTTCCTTCTCTTGAGCTCCAAGCTtgattttcagaaattaaaggaactaatatgatataataaaaaatagagaattaaTTGCGAAAACCCCTCGTGTCTTGGAATCGTCCCAGTTGCGCGCGATTTGCAACGCCTctatcatacatatatacatttataagaaCCCCATCCCCGCATTGCAGTCTAATGAAATGCGCCTATTCTCGGTGCTTTTCTTTCTGTTTAACGCTGCCGTACGCAGGTAAGTCGTTTACGAGGAAGGAGCACTTCACGAACCACATAATGTGGCACACGGGCGAGACGCCGCACCGCTGTGACTTCTGCTCGAAGACGTTCACGCGAAAGGAACACCTCCTGAACCACGTTCGCCAGCACACGGGTGAGTCTCCACACCGATGCGGCTTCTGCTCCAAATCGTTCACCAGAAAGGAACACCTTGTTAACCACATCCGCCAACACACAGGTGAGAGCGGTTGGCAGATGTTCACTTCACGGGCAACCGATAAATAATCGTTGTTAAGAGTATCTCTATTAAGAGTAGTTGTGTCTTCGTggcattatttttacatatatattctttatatatacagtGAAAGGAGGATTCacacaattcttttttttttctttcctttttttttatttatctttttgtgTTTTCTATAGGCTAAGAGAGGTCGATATTATAGAGGGGACCATGAGAGGGTAGTCACACCTCGTATAATATCAAGCAGCGCATTTAGATGGTTCGATCGAACGCGAGTCGAGACACGCATCTCTCCACACGCTTCCGGTTTCACACATCTGGCTTTACACACGGGCTGTTTCACTTCTACTGGAATCACTAGCTTTAATGACTCGATTTATAACGAGTTTTTATATCGAGTTGCATATTTTCGAAATGGAAATACCGAGTCATATATGCGTCTCTGAAGTAGAAATGTGAAGTTGCAGCTCTTTTTtgaactttaatattaaaattgacaaaacGAAATTACTTATTCGAAATTCTAAAGTTTGCATTGAAGAAGAAATTGCACTCTTCGCTCTCATTCGCTTGTAATCCATGCCTCGACGtttgtttaaatatcaaaactgTCGTCTTTATTTAAGAGATCGTTAACGATTCATTCGAAGTGGGACACCCTGTACGTATACGTTGCGCTTTCATCTGAGGATCGGACACTTGCATgggaattgatttttatttaaacgggATTTTTCCATAAAGTCTCACTCGTTCATTTTCAGTCTCATCGTCATTGTCTCTAGTTGTTTTACATCATCGCGCGTTTACATCTAATCAATCATTGCAAAATCTCATTGTCACCAAATTCCCCAGGAACATTTGCTGCAGTTCTGCCTAATACACCGCTCTCATTACCACGTCTCCTATTAACACAGCCTTGAACTCAGTTCATTTACAAGTGTTCACAGGTCTCATTCCGCAATTCCCAAAAACAAATTGccaaaaaagaaacgaatttTACATCTCATCCTGTGGGAGACTTGTATATAATTCCATAGCTTGTAACTTTGTCTCTCGTTGTCGTGGGTGGCACAAGTCTCGAAATCCGTTTTGGTTTAAATACAgctaatatagaatattaactAGATTAGATACACGATTTAAGAGAGGAATCGATACGTACTTGCTTTTAACAATCGCGTAATATAGAGTTTTATGCTTAAAGTAATGTTAGTGTGATTAGCATTAAAAGTATTCGGCatacaaaatattagaaaGTATTATATCAGAATACACAGTAGTATATTGCTGTACAAGTTGATTTTTCTTTGATGAACGACACGGGACAATATCGAATATTTGTAACACagaatttttcttctaaaataatgataaaatgcaataattttttgcgcTATTAGACAatcttaaacaatttaattacatacacTGGTACTAGATTAAAGTCTGaaacttgtttttaatttattcaaacgtttctaatttgttaaaagaatGAGATATGCTTTTTCATTGATCCTTTGCGtagattatcttttttattcaacTTTTCAACGAATGCATATTAATTTCAACATAAGTTTCATGTACTAGATACGTAGATTCTACGGATACTCGATAAGTGGGGTTTACTTTTTGGATAGTGTCGAATTTTTTGGTTGACCTTTATCCCATTCGATATTGTACCTTTTCTGTGCGTTGCGTCAAGCAAAACTTGCCTTGTGCAGGCTAACTCCACTGAGTTCTGAATGACgaaaatacctttttttttttcaaacattgcGAATTCGcttgtaaaatatgtacagGGGAGACGCCCTTCCGCTGTTCATACTGTCCGAAAGCATTTACGCGGAAGGATCACCTGGTGAACCACGTCAGGCAGCACACGGGTGAGTCACCGCACAAGTGCCAGTATTGCACCAAATCCTTCACGCGGAAGGAACATTTGACCAATCACGTGCGTCAACACACAGGCGAATCGCCACACCGATGTCACTTCTGCTCCAAGTCATTTACTCGTAAGGAGCATTTGACGAATCATGTGCGCATCCACACTGGCGAATCTCCACATAGGTGTGAGTTTTGCCAGAGGACGTTCACTAGGAAAGAACATCTAAATAATCATCTCCGTCAACATACCGGAGATTCTTCACACTGTTGCAACGTGTGCTCCAAACCATTCACAAGAAAGGTACGTTGGtttctttgttcttttttttattaagtattcacgaaaagagaaaattaatttcaagttattcttattaaaaacaaatgaaaTATTCAGATTTTGTTGTATGATAACAGAAAATTTCGTATTCCTTTTAACGCTATTATACCAAatactacatatatatatatatatatatatatatatatatatatatatatatatatgacttgaaacattttaattgcgTCTCTCTATTGAGTCTTCTTAAGTATAAACGATATTTATCATGTcccttttttaattctctgtTACAGGAACATCTCGTGAATCATATGCGTTGCCATACCGGTGAACGTCCATTTGT
This DNA window, taken from Monomorium pharaonis isolate MP-MQ-018 chromosome 6, ASM1337386v2, whole genome shotgun sequence, encodes the following:
- the LOC105833740 gene encoding zinc finger protein 271 isoform X4, which produces MALTSSSHHQQQSTAAHHHHQPSVSSSSSHHSSLQSNPQIPVSLPGLTLDGAHIPASHLAAHAQMQQMQAQAQQLHQQQQQQTPQQQQQQSHHQMPNHQNAQNNGPTAHSQSAQRDDNKVKDEGGSCTTERCSDNQVHCQVQCDLQLQPPQDLQQSLMQQQQQQQQQQQQQQQIGVNISGNSTTEGGSQSNSEKPEKEKELRQLNMTQFQVPDLKPGGHMMDVRTADGSVVKISAGNEQDLAKTLGVEMVQNMYKVNVEDINQLLAYHEVFGKLQSEIAAGTTLVGSTVPTQTVTTIQNGTPIVQQVQLNKFDIKSSDGEATPGPSASPVSVGSHACEICGKIFQFRYQLIVHRRYHTERKPFTCQVCGKAFSNANDLTRHGKCHLGGSMFTCTVCFHVFANAPSLERHMKRHATDKPYNCTVCGKSFARKEHLDNHTRCHTGETPYRCQYCSKTFTRKEHMVNHVRKHTGETPHRCDICKKSFTRKEHFMNHVMWHTGETPHHCQACGKKYTRKEHLANHMRSHTNDTPFRCEICGKSFTRKEHFTNHIMWHTGETPHRCDFCSKTFTRKEHLLNHVRQHTGESPHRCGFCSKSFTRKEHLVNHIRQHTGETPFRCSYCPKAFTRKDHLVNHVRQHTGESPHKCQYCTKSFTRKEHLTNHVRQHTGESPHRCHFCSKSFTRKEHLTNHVRIHTGESPHRCEFCQRTFTRKEHLNNHLRQHTGDSSHCCNVCSKPFTRKEHLVNHMRCHTGERPFVCTECGKSFPLKGNLLFHMRSHNKGSNAERPFRCDLCPKDFMCKGHLVSHRRSHSDERPHSCPDCGKTFVEKGNMLRHLRKHAAEGPPTQVSTPSAIPQSGVLPIPAAAAVLVGHPLAPPAPPVVPQHTVVVPTPPGVLTSY
- the LOC105833740 gene encoding zinc finger protein 880 isoform X2, which codes for MNSEQHALPATTQAQQEDVNAGQSGRPSYPGGLATATASLGNVGSTPHSSADLRVGTAVALASSVASSVAKYWVLTNLFSPGPLPQVSVYHHSHHNSSHRSGGGGEASSSKEPASSLNQEMALTSSSHHQQQSTAAHHHHQPSVSSSSSHHSSLQSNPQIPVSLPGLTLDGAHIPASHLAAHAQMQQMQAQAQQLHQQQQQQTPQQQQQQSHHQMPNHQNAQNNGPTAHSQSAQRDDNKVKDEGGSCTTERCSDNQVHCQVQCDLQLQPPQDLQQSLMQQQQQQQQQQQQQQQIGVNISGNSTTEGGSQSNSEKPEKEKELRQLNMTQFQVPDLKPGGHMMDVRTADGSVVKISAGNEQDLAKTLGVEMVQNMYKVNVEDINQLLAYHEVFGKLQSEIAAGTTLVGSTVPTQTVTTIQNGTPIVQQVQLNKFDIKSSDGEATPGPSASPVSVGSHACEICGKIFQFRYQLIVHRRYHTERKPFTCQVCGKAFSNANDLTRHGKCHLGGSMFTCTVCFHVFANAPSLERHMKRHATDKPYNCTVCGKSFARKEHLDNHTRCHTGETPYRCQYCSKTFTRKEHMVNHVRKHTGETPHRCDICKKSFTRKEHFMNHVMWHTGETPHHCQACGKKYTRKEHLANHMRSHTNDTPFRCEICGKSFTRKEHFTNHIMWHTGETPHRCDFCSKTFTRKEHLLNHVRQHTGETPFRCSYCPKAFTRKDHLVNHVRQHTGESPHKCQYCTKSFTRKEHLTNHVRQHTGESPHRCHFCSKSFTRKEHLTNHVRIHTGESPHRCEFCQRTFTRKEHLNNHLRQHTGDSSHCCNVCSKPFTRKEHLVNHMRCHTGERPFVCTECGKSFPLKGNLLFHMRSHNKGSNAERPFRCDLCPKDFMCKGHLVSHRRSHSDERPHSCPDCGKTFVEKGNMLRHLRKHAAEGPPTQVSTPSAIPQSGVLPIPAAAAVLVGHPLAPPAPPVVPQHTVVVPTPPGVLTSY
- the LOC105833740 gene encoding zinc finger protein 271 isoform X5, producing the protein MNSEQHALPATTQAQQEIPVSLPGLTLDGAHIPASHLAAHAQMQQMQAQAQQLHQQQQQQTPQQQQQQSHHQMPNHQNAQNNGPTAHSQSAQRDDNKVKDEGGSCTTERCSDNQVHCQVQCDLQLQPPQDLQQSLMQQQQQQQQQQQQQQQIGVNISGNSTTEGGSQSNSEKPEKEKELRQLNMTQFQVPDLKPGGHMMDVRTADGSVVKISAGNEQDLAKTLGVEMVQNMYKVNVEDINQLLAYHEVFGKLQSEIAAGTTLVGSTVPTQTVTTIQNGTPIVQQVQLNKFDIKSSDGEATPGPSASPVSVGSHACEICGKIFQFRYQLIVHRRYHTERKPFTCQVCGKAFSNANDLTRHGKCHLGGSMFTCTVCFHVFANAPSLERHMKRHATDKPYNCTVCGKSFARKEHLDNHTRCHTGETPYRCQYCSKTFTRKEHMVNHVRKHTGETPHRCDICKKSFTRKEHFMNHVMWHTGETPHHCQACGKKYTRKEHLANHMRSHTNDTPFRCEICGKSFTRKEHFTNHIMWHTGETPHRCDFCSKTFTRKEHLLNHVRQHTGESPHRCGFCSKSFTRKEHLVNHIRQHTGETPFRCSYCPKAFTRKDHLVNHVRQHTGESPHKCQYCTKSFTRKEHLTNHVRQHTGESPHRCHFCSKSFTRKEHLTNHVRIHTGESPHRCEFCQRTFTRKEHLNNHLRQHTGDSSHCCNVCSKPFTRKEHLVNHMRCHTGERPFVCTECGKSFPLKGNLLFHMRSHNKGSNAERPFRCDLCPKDFMCKGHLVSHRRSHSDERPHSCPDCGKTFVEKGNMLRHLRKHAAEGPPTQVSTPSAIPQSGVLPIPAAAAVLVGHPLAPPAPPVVPQHTVVVPTPPGVLTSY
- the LOC105833740 gene encoding zinc finger protein 271 isoform X3, whose product is MHCQRLRRHNKSSHHQQQSTAAHHHHQPSVSSSSSHHSSLQSNPQIPVSLPGLTLDGAHIPASHLAAHAQMQQMQAQAQQLHQQQQQQTPQQQQQQSHHQMPNHQNAQNNGPTAHSQSAQRDDNKVKDEGGSCTTERCSDNQVHCQVQCDLQLQPPQDLQQSLMQQQQQQQQQQQQQQQIGVNISGNSTTEGGSQSNSEKPEKEKELRQLNMTQFQVPDLKPGGHMMDVRTADGSVVKISAGNEQDLAKTLGVEMVQNMYKVNVEDINQLLAYHEVFGKLQSEIAAGTTLVGSTVPTQTVTTIQNGTPIVQQVQLNKFDIKSSDGEATPGPSASPVSVGSHACEICGKIFQFRYQLIVHRRYHTERKPFTCQVCGKAFSNANDLTRHGKCHLGGSMFTCTVCFHVFANAPSLERHMKRHATDKPYNCTVCGKSFARKEHLDNHTRCHTGETPYRCQYCSKTFTRKEHMVNHVRKHTGETPHRCDICKKSFTRKEHFMNHVMWHTGETPHHCQACGKKYTRKEHLANHMRSHTNDTPFRCEICGKSFTRKEHFTNHIMWHTGETPHRCDFCSKTFTRKEHLLNHVRQHTGESPHRCGFCSKSFTRKEHLVNHIRQHTGETPFRCSYCPKAFTRKDHLVNHVRQHTGESPHKCQYCTKSFTRKEHLTNHVRQHTGESPHRCHFCSKSFTRKEHLTNHVRIHTGESPHRCEFCQRTFTRKEHLNNHLRQHTGDSSHCCNVCSKPFTRKEHLVNHMRCHTGERPFVCTECGKSFPLKGNLLFHMRSHNKGSNAERPFRCDLCPKDFMCKGHLVSHRRSHSDERPHSCPDCGKTFVEKGNMLRHLRKHAAEGPPTQVSTPSAIPQSGVLPIPAAAAVLVGHPLAPPAPPVVPQHTVVVPTPPGVLTSY
- the LOC105833740 gene encoding zinc finger protein 256 isoform X1, with translation MNSEQHALPATTQAQQEDVNAGQSGRPSYPGGLATATASLGNVGSTPHSSADLRVGTAVALASSVASSVAKYWVLTNLFSPGPLPQVSVYHHSHHNSSHRSGGGGEASSSKEPASSLNQEMALTSSSHHQQQSTAAHHHHQPSVSSSSSHHSSLQSNPQIPVSLPGLTLDGAHIPASHLAAHAQMQQMQAQAQQLHQQQQQQTPQQQQQQSHHQMPNHQNAQNNGPTAHSQSAQRDDNKVKDEGGSCTTERCSDNQVHCQVQCDLQLQPPQDLQQSLMQQQQQQQQQQQQQQQIGVNISGNSTTEGGSQSNSEKPEKEKELRQLNMTQFQVPDLKPGGHMMDVRTADGSVVKISAGNEQDLAKTLGVEMVQNMYKVNVEDINQLLAYHEVFGKLQSEIAAGTTLVGSTVPTQTVTTIQNGTPIVQQVQLNKFDIKSSDGEATPGPSASPVSVGSHACEICGKIFQFRYQLIVHRRYHTERKPFTCQVCGKAFSNANDLTRHGKCHLGGSMFTCTVCFHVFANAPSLERHMKRHATDKPYNCTVCGKSFARKEHLDNHTRCHTGETPYRCQYCSKTFTRKEHMVNHVRKHTGETPHRCDICKKSFTRKEHFMNHVMWHTGETPHHCQACGKKYTRKEHLANHMRSHTNDTPFRCEICGKSFTRKEHFTNHIMWHTGETPHRCDFCSKTFTRKEHLLNHVRQHTGESPHRCGFCSKSFTRKEHLVNHIRQHTGETPFRCSYCPKAFTRKDHLVNHVRQHTGESPHKCQYCTKSFTRKEHLTNHVRQHTGESPHRCHFCSKSFTRKEHLTNHVRIHTGESPHRCEFCQRTFTRKEHLNNHLRQHTGDSSHCCNVCSKPFTRKEHLVNHMRCHTGERPFVCTECGKSFPLKGNLLFHMRSHNKGSNAERPFRCDLCPKDFMCKGHLVSHRRSHSDERPHSCPDCGKTFVEKGNMLRHLRKHAAEGPPTQVSTPSAIPQSGVLPIPAAAAVLVGHPLAPPAPPVVPQHTVVVPTPPGVLTSY